The genomic segment GAGCTGCTTGATGCCCGGCGCCTCGACACGCTGTATCGCATCGGTGTTGATGAGATCTGTTACCGCCACCCGCACCGCTATCTAACCGTCATCGGCGACCACGACACCGGCACTGTCATTGATGTCGAAATGGGTCGCAGCCGAGAATCGCTGGCCAATTTCTATACCAGCCAACCCGATTCAGTCCTCACCGCCCTCGAAACGGTCAGCATGGATGTCAGCAGCGTCTACACCAGCGTCACGACCGAACACCTCCCACACGTCACCATCTGCTATGACGGGTTCCACCTGATGCAATGGATTCAGCGTGCTCTGGATCGTGTCTTCGCCGAATCGGTGCGCCTGCCCGGATACGCCACTGCGGACTGGAAAGCCGCCCGCTGGGCATTGCGCACCGGAGAAAACAAACTCACCGACGACAAACGTGCCCTGGTCAGCCAGATCGCCCGCACCCATCGACGCATCGGGCGCGCGTGGACGCTCAAAGAACAAGCCCGCGACCTCTACCGCTACGACCACGAACCCGGCGGCGCTCGCCGCTTGCTCAAGGCCTGGATCACCGCCGCCGCACGCTCCCGGATCCCGGTGTTCGTCTCACTGAGCAAACGATTCCGCAAGTACTTCGACTCTATCCTGGCCGCCATCGAGCTCGGCATCTCCAACGCCCTCCTTGAAGGCATCAACGCCAAAATCCGACTCATCAACGCCCGCGGCTACGGACACCACTCCGCCCAAACCCTGACCTCAATGATCTACCTCTGCCTAGGAGGACTCCAGGTCACGCTCCCCACGAAAACCTGAGGAGCCGCACATGAGTTCGATCGCTGCGGCGTTGGAGGCGCTCGATGATGTTGTCGAGTCCCTAGCCGCGGTCGATCTCGATGTATTGGCTCCGCCTGAGCGGTTCGTCGTGTTGGAGCGGTTGGAGACTGCGCGACGGCGCCAGGTGGCGGTGTCGCATGCGCTGACCGCACGGCTGGAGCAGTTCGAGGGGTGCCCGCCGGTGCCGATCACGGTGGCCGATGTGTTGCGGGTGAGTCCGCGGGAGGCCAAGCGGCGGATCCGGGACGCCGAACAGCTCGCGCCGCGGCGGGCGTTGACCGGGGAGCCGCTGCCGCCGCTGCTGCCGGAGACCTCCAGGGCCTGGCAGGCCGGACTGTTGGATGGCGAGCATCTGCGGGTGATCCAAAAGTTCTTCCGCGACCTACCCGAGCACGTCGCGCCGGTGGATATTGAGAACGCCGAACGCATGCTGGCGCAGAAGGCCGCGGTGCTGCGACCAGATCAGTTGGAGAAAGTCGCGCTGCGGTTGGCGTTGCATCTGAACCCCGACTGGAGGTTCTCCGAGGAGGACCGGGCCCGCAAGCGCGGCTTCGTCTGGTGCGGGGGCCAACAGGTCGACGGCATGAGTGTGGGCCGGTTGGTCGCTGACCCGCAGTTGCGCTCGATGCTGGATGCGTGGTTCACCAAGTTCGCCGCACCCGGAGTGTGCAACCCGGCCGACCAAAGTCCCACCCTCACTCCGTCTGAGGAGGTGGCCGAGCGTGACCGGCGCAGCCATGGGCAGCGTCAGCATGATGCGTTGACGGCGTTGGTGCGCGGCCAAGAGCCTGTCAAGTTGTTTGTGTAAGCAGTAATGGCGAGTTAGAGGTAGGGGTTGATTCGGTCGGGGTAGGCGATGGCGAGTTGGCCGAGTGCTTGTTTCCAGTTGGTGGTGATTTGGCCTTCGATGAGCCGGCCGGGGGCGGTGCGTTGGGTCAGGGGTTTGCCTCGTTGCTTTTCGCGTTCCCGGGCGCGTTTGTCTTCGATGGTGCAGATGGCTAGCCAGAGCAGTTTGACCACGGAGTCGTCGCTGGGGAAATGGCCGCGGTTTTTGATGATCTTGCGCATCTGGTAGTTCAGGGATTCGATCGAGTTGGTCGTGTAGATCACTCGGCGCAGCATCGGCGGGAACGCCAAGAATGGGATGAACCGCTCCCACGCATTGCGGAACGCAGCGATGGTGTGCGGGTTCTGTTGTCCAAGATCGGTTTTGGCGAAGTCTTCCAGTTCAGCCAGGGCGGCGTCGGCGTCGGGTGCTTGGTAGATCGCTTTGAGCGCGGTGGCGACCTTTTTGCGCTGGTTGTAGGACACGAACCGCATCGCGGTGCGGATCAGATGGACCACACAGACTCCCGCTGTCAACCTTTCATCGCGGACGTGTTCGGTCGCCGCGACTGACTCGGTTTGCTCAGCGCGGTGATGGGATCGGCGGACTACGCCGCGGTGGCGCGGCGGTGGATGACCGGGTCGTAGAGGGCGTGATCGTGCCAGCAGCGCCACAGAATGCGGCACCAGCGCGCACCCAGGCCACGCAGAGCACGATGGTGTGGTTGGCCGGCGGCGCGGGCGTGTTCGTAGATGTCGGCCGACCAAGGGTCTTCACGAACGGCGACGAACATCCACCAGTCGATGGCGTGGCGCATTCGCCGGTTGGCGGCGTAGCGGAACCTCACCTGACGGGTGCGCCCGGAGGCCTTGGTGACCGGAGCCAAGCCGGTCTCGGCCAATAACGACGGCGCCGATGGGAAACGGCTGCGCTGTTCACCCATTTCGGAGATCAAGACGCCGGCGGTGACGGGTCCGATACCGGGGAAACTGGTGAAGATCGGGGTGTCCGGGTGCATGTCGAGCAGCTCGCCCAGCCGCTTGTCGTGAGCTCGAAGATGAGTGTTGAGTAGCGCGAGCTGTTCTGTAAAGGCTTTGGCCGCCAAAGCTTTACCGGCGACGGTGCCTTCGCTGGCCGACAACAGATGAGGCTGCATCCGGGCGATGAGGGTCTCGGGTTTCTGTCGGCCACTGTAGCCGTGTCGGCCGGTGAATCCACCCATTCGTCTAGTCGTGATCCTGCTCGCCTGCGCGGGAGTGGGAAAGGTCCGGATGAACGCCAGGGTGATGTCACGGTCCAATGAGGAGAACAGGTGCAAAGGTGCGGGGTGGTAGGCCTCCAGGATCGACCGCAGCCGATTCTCGGTATCCACTTGCATGTCCAGGATGCGCTGACGATCCCGGCTGACCGCGATGAGCTCGGCCAGTGCCGGTGACGCAACAGCTAAGGGCCGCCACTGAGCGTACTGATGACGCAATGTGTCGGCCAAAACGTAGGCATCGAACTCGTCGGACTTGGCTGCCGCCATCCGATACCGTTCACGTGCACGCGCCGAGATCTTCGGTGAAACGCAATAGATTTCGGCGCCACAGTGCTGTTGCAGATGCTCGACGAGCAAGCCCTCAGCACGTTCGATGGCGATGCGCACCGAGCCGGCCAACGAGGCGATCACCTCGACCAGGGCCATCAAACCGTCGACGGTGTGCGCGATCTTTCGGCTGAGGAGCTGGTGGCCGTTGTCGTCGAGGACGCAGAGGTGATGGGAGCATCCGCCCCAATCGATGCCGCACCAGAAACGACTTGCACCGTCCGGACTATCCTGATTCATTGCAGTCAGATCCCTTCGATCCGAAGGTTCACGCTGCAATGACGGGGCGTGCCCGGAACCTCATCTCGGCACTCGCCGCTGTTACCGGTGGTGCTGCTCTCGCTGGCCGGTCCAAGCCCCGCAGCCACCACGGGCGGACAGGTCTGCATGTGGACCTCGAAGGTGACGCGTTTGCACAGG from the Mycolicibacterium crocinum genome contains:
- a CDS encoding IS110 family transposase encodes the protein MNQDSPDGASRFWCGIDWGGCSHHLCVLDDNGHQLLSRKIAHTVDGLMALVEVIASLAGSVRIAIERAEGLLVEHLQQHCGAEIYCVSPKISARARERYRMAAAKSDEFDAYVLADTLRHQYAQWRPLAVASPALAELIAVSRDRQRILDMQVDTENRLRSILEAYHPAPLHLFSSLDRDITLAFIRTFPTPAQASRITTRRMGGFTGRHGYSGRQKPETLIARMQPHLLSASEGTVAGKALAAKAFTEQLALLNTHLRAHDKRLGELLDMHPDTPIFTSFPGIGPVTAGVLISEMGEQRSRFPSAPSLLAETGLAPVTKASGRTRQVRFRYAANRRMRHAIDWWMFVAVREDPWSADIYEHARAAGQPHHRALRGLGARWCRILWRCWHDHALYDPVIHRRATAA
- a CDS encoding ISL3 family transposase, with product MRVSTAFNRLLQIPGATVTEVAIGDGDIEVHLRPRARLLRCPCGKRVRAVYDRRRRRWRHLDLARCRLWLVYDIRRLNCPDCGVVTEELPWARPGARHTRDFEDMVLWLAQRTDRTSVSTLMRCAWETVTAIINRGVAELLDARRLDTLYRIGVDEICYRHPHRYLTVIGDHDTGTVIDVEMGRSRESLANFYTSQPDSVLTALETVSMDVSSVYTSVTTEHLPHVTICYDGFHLMQWIQRALDRVFAESVRLPGYATADWKAARWALRTGENKLTDDKRALVSQIARTHRRIGRAWTLKEQARDLYRYDHEPGGARRLLKAWITAAARSRIPVFVSLSKRFRKYFDSILAAIELGISNALLEGINAKIRLINARGYGHHSAQTLTSMIYLCLGGLQVTLPTKT